One window of Burkholderia cepacia GG4 genomic DNA carries:
- a CDS encoding AraC family transcriptional regulator, which yields MSDPLLPTRFITSDDGPFVVAAVLSQRDPRITPPHAHARGQLVGALSGLLTIGLDDQDWVVPAIHAIWIPPHCRHSLHSFGPISGWSAFVAEARCAALPDTPRAIRTTPLLREAVQRAASWGDSELDAAQTRIVDVILDEIAASEVEALGLVRPQDPRLVKITDALAADLADNRRLEEWAEWAGISARTMSRRFVAETGRTFAQWRQQARLLRALERIADDVPVTTIALDLGYDNVSAFIDMFRRALGTTPGKYMEDGSKSKNDAR from the coding sequence ATGTCCGATCCGCTCCTGCCCACCCGATTCATTACGTCCGACGATGGCCCGTTCGTGGTCGCCGCCGTGCTGTCGCAACGCGACCCGCGCATCACGCCGCCGCATGCGCATGCACGCGGCCAACTCGTCGGCGCGCTGAGCGGGTTGCTGACGATCGGCCTCGACGACCAGGACTGGGTCGTGCCGGCGATCCATGCGATCTGGATTCCGCCACATTGCCGGCATTCGTTGCATTCGTTCGGGCCGATTTCCGGTTGGTCGGCGTTCGTCGCCGAAGCGCGCTGCGCGGCGCTGCCGGATACCCCGCGCGCGATCCGCACAACGCCGCTGCTGCGCGAAGCCGTGCAGCGCGCGGCCAGCTGGGGCGATTCGGAACTGGATGCCGCGCAGACGCGGATCGTCGACGTGATCCTCGATGAAATCGCGGCATCGGAGGTCGAGGCGCTGGGGCTGGTCCGGCCGCAGGACCCGCGGCTCGTGAAGATCACCGATGCGCTAGCCGCGGATCTCGCGGACAACCGGCGGCTGGAGGAATGGGCCGAATGGGCCGGCATCAGTGCGCGGACGATGAGCCGCCGCTTCGTCGCCGAGACGGGGCGGACGTTCGCGCAGTGGCGTCAGCAGGCCAGGCTGTTACGGGCGCTGGAGAGAATTGCCGATGACGTACCGGTGACGACGATCGCGCTCGATCTCGGGTACGACAACGTGAGCGCGTTCATCGACATGTTTCGGCGAGCGTTGGGGACGACGCCGGGGAAATATATGGAAGACGGGAGCAAATCGAAGAACGATGCGCGGTGA
- a CDS encoding 5-carboxymethyl-2-hydroxymuconate Delta-isomerase, which produces MPHIVVEYTANIRDDARIPALLRTINATLIAQGGVFPTGGIRSRAIELQDYCVADGTEDDAFVHVTLKIGSGRTDAQKKAACDALFDAIKAHFAELYAKRYLALSMELTEFSESGSYKHNNIHARYKRAG; this is translated from the coding sequence ATGCCACACATCGTCGTCGAATACACCGCGAACATCCGCGACGACGCGCGCATTCCCGCGCTGCTGCGCACCATCAACGCGACGCTGATCGCGCAGGGCGGCGTGTTTCCGACGGGCGGCATCCGCTCGCGCGCGATCGAGCTGCAGGATTACTGCGTCGCCGACGGCACGGAGGACGACGCATTCGTCCACGTGACGCTGAAGATCGGCTCGGGCCGCACCGATGCGCAGAAGAAGGCCGCGTGCGACGCGCTGTTCGACGCGATCAAGGCGCATTTCGCCGAGCTTTATGCGAAACGCTACCTTGCGCTGTCGATGGAGCTGACCGAGTTCAGCGAAAGCGGCTCGTACAAGCACAACAACATTCACGCCCGCTACAAGCGGGCCGGCTGA
- a CDS encoding helix-turn-helix domain-containing protein, whose amino-acid sequence MPHTTMTETILPVEREMRAAVEGQRALAAYLATRTDIQRIQIFDDENRAHQVELPTSALRLLVDILAELADGNAVKVVPVHAELTTQEAADLLNVSRPHLIKLLESNALPHHKTGKHRRIRFSDLMRYKTERDQASADAMEELSRQAQKLGMGYE is encoded by the coding sequence ATGCCTCACACCACGATGACCGAAACGATCTTGCCCGTCGAGCGCGAGATGCGGGCGGCTGTCGAAGGGCAGCGTGCGCTTGCTGCGTACCTGGCAACGCGAACGGATATACAGCGTATCCAGATCTTCGACGACGAAAATCGCGCGCATCAGGTCGAACTTCCGACCTCCGCGCTGCGTCTGCTGGTCGATATCCTCGCCGAGCTGGCCGATGGCAATGCGGTCAAGGTCGTGCCGGTCCATGCGGAACTGACGACGCAGGAAGCAGCCGATCTGCTCAATGTCTCTCGTCCGCACCTGATTAAGCTGCTGGAATCGAATGCATTGCCTCACCACAAGACTGGCAAGCATCGCCGCATACGATTTTCCGATCTGATGCGCTACAAGACGGAACGCGATCAGGCGAGCGCAGACGCAATGGAAGAATTGAGCCGGCAGGCGCAGAAGCTTGGGATGGGCTACGAATGA
- the hpaH gene encoding 2-oxo-hept-4-ene-1,7-dioate hydratase, whose amino-acid sequence MLEPALIDQLAQRLHDAERERKQIRQISLDHPDITIDDAYAIQRAWVTLKLAEGRTLKGHKIGLTSKAMQNTSQIDEPDYGALLDDMFFADGGTIPTGRFIVPRVEVELAFVLGKRLSGPNCTIFDVYDAVDYVVPALEIIDARSQSIDPDTKRPRKVFDTIADNAANAGVVIGGRPVRPQDVDLRWVAAIMSRNGVVEETGVAAGVLNHPANGVAWLANRLARFDVALEPGQIVLGGSFTRPCAARPGDTFSVDYGPLGTIQCYFE is encoded by the coding sequence ATGCTCGAACCCGCTCTCATCGACCAGCTCGCGCAGCGTCTGCACGACGCCGAACGCGAGCGCAAGCAGATCCGCCAGATCTCGCTCGACCATCCCGACATCACGATCGACGACGCGTATGCGATCCAGCGCGCGTGGGTGACCCTCAAGCTCGCGGAAGGCCGCACGCTGAAGGGGCACAAGATCGGCCTCACGTCGAAGGCGATGCAGAACACGTCGCAGATCGACGAGCCCGATTACGGCGCGCTGCTCGACGACATGTTCTTTGCCGACGGCGGCACGATCCCGACCGGGCGCTTCATCGTGCCGCGCGTCGAGGTCGAACTCGCGTTCGTGCTCGGCAAGCGGCTCTCGGGCCCGAACTGCACGATCTTCGACGTGTACGACGCGGTCGATTACGTCGTGCCGGCGCTCGAGATCATCGACGCGCGCAGCCAGTCGATCGACCCCGATACGAAACGGCCGCGCAAGGTGTTCGACACGATCGCCGACAACGCGGCGAACGCGGGCGTCGTGATCGGCGGGCGGCCGGTGCGGCCGCAGGACGTCGACCTGCGCTGGGTCGCGGCGATCATGTCGCGCAACGGCGTGGTCGAGGAAACGGGCGTCGCGGCCGGCGTGCTGAACCATCCGGCCAATGGCGTCGCGTGGCTCGCCAACCGGCTGGCGCGTTTCGACGTCGCGCTGGAACCGGGACAGATCGTGCTCGGCGGCTCGTTTACGCGGCCGTGCGCGGCGCGGCCGGGCGACACGTTCAGCGTGGATTACGGCCCGCTCGGGACGATCCAGTGCTACTTCGAGTGA
- the hpaI gene encoding 4-hydroxy-2-oxoheptanedioate aldolase, giving the protein MQIPSNVFKAALARGDAQVGLWLGLANPYSAEVVAGAGFDWLLIDGEHAPNTVPTILAQLQAIAPYPSHPVVRVPWNDAVIVKQVLDLGVQTLLVPMVQSADEARAAVAATRYPPHGMRGVGSALARASRWNRVGDYLHRANDEMAVLVQVETRAGLDAIDAIARVEGVDGVFIGPADLAADLGHLGNPGHPDVQAAIDGAIRSIKAAGKAPGILSADEAAARRYLEAGALFVAVGVDTTLLARSAERLAAQFKGKGGEVVKKGDGTY; this is encoded by the coding sequence ATGCAGATTCCGTCGAATGTGTTCAAGGCCGCGCTCGCGCGCGGCGACGCGCAGGTCGGGCTGTGGCTCGGTCTGGCGAATCCGTATAGCGCCGAAGTCGTTGCAGGCGCCGGTTTCGACTGGCTGCTGATCGACGGCGAACATGCGCCGAACACGGTGCCGACGATCCTCGCGCAGTTGCAGGCGATCGCGCCGTATCCGTCGCATCCGGTCGTGCGCGTGCCGTGGAACGACGCGGTGATCGTCAAGCAGGTGCTCGATCTCGGCGTGCAGACGCTGCTCGTGCCGATGGTGCAGAGCGCCGACGAAGCGCGCGCGGCGGTGGCTGCGACGCGTTATCCGCCGCACGGGATGCGCGGCGTTGGCAGTGCGCTGGCGCGTGCATCACGGTGGAATCGGGTGGGCGACTACCTGCATCGTGCGAACGACGAGATGGCCGTGCTCGTGCAGGTCGAGACACGGGCCGGGCTCGATGCGATCGATGCGATTGCGCGCGTGGAAGGTGTTGATGGTGTATTCATCGGGCCGGCTGACCTGGCCGCCGATCTCGGGCATCTCGGCAACCCCGGGCATCCGGACGTGCAGGCTGCGATCGATGGTGCGATCCGCTCGATCAAGGCGGCGGGGAAGGCGCCGGGGATTCTGAGCGCGGACGAAGCGGCCGCGCGGCGCTATCTGGAAGCGGGCGCGCTGTTCGTCGCGGTCGGGGTCGATACGACGCTGCTCGCGAGAAGTGCGGAGCGGCTGGCGGCGCAGTTCAAGGGGAAGGGCGGTGAGGTGGTGAAGAAGGGGGATGGGACGTATTGA
- a CDS encoding PIN domain-containing protein, translated as MTSSPFTAVYDACVLYPAPLRDFLMWLALSGCFRARWSSRIHDEWKRNLLRNRADLTAAQLDWTASLMDRAIPDALVTGYETLIDGLTLPDPGDRHVLAAAIRCNASVIVTFNQKDFPDEVLSIYGVEAQHPDVFADNLFDLEPAAVVTAARRQRETLKYPPMLVDHYLEILQRLGMVQTCKALEAYRTII; from the coding sequence ATGACGAGTTCGCCATTCACGGCGGTCTATGATGCGTGCGTGCTTTATCCCGCTCCGCTACGCGATTTCCTGATGTGGCTTGCGTTGAGCGGCTGCTTCAGGGCCCGCTGGAGCAGCCGGATTCATGACGAGTGGAAGCGGAATCTGCTGCGAAACCGGGCCGACCTGACCGCTGCGCAACTCGACTGGACAGCAAGCCTGATGGATCGTGCAATACCCGATGCGCTAGTGACCGGATACGAAACGTTGATCGACGGGCTGACGCTGCCGGATCCGGGTGATCGACACGTGCTTGCTGCTGCGATCCGCTGCAACGCCAGTGTGATCGTAACGTTCAATCAAAAAGATTTTCCCGACGAGGTGTTGTCGATCTATGGTGTCGAAGCACAGCACCCGGATGTGTTTGCCGATAATCTTTTCGATCTCGAGCCGGCCGCGGTTGTCACTGCAGCCCGACGACAGCGCGAAACACTGAAGTATCCGCCAATGTTGGTGGATCATTATCTCGAGATCCTGCAGCGTCTGGGCATGGTTCAGACCTGCAAGGCCCTCGAAGCCTATCGGACGATCATCTGA